The proteins below are encoded in one region of Triticum aestivum cultivar Chinese Spring chromosome 1B, IWGSC CS RefSeq v2.1, whole genome shotgun sequence:
- the LOC123148333 gene encoding uncharacterized protein isoform X2, translated as MRGGGRGGGGGGGGGRGQQREQQQARGAAAAGDGAEIPQASRKLVQGLKGILADRTEAEIYATLLDCAMDPDVAVERLISQDPFHEVRRKRSNKKEVKAPQETRSRPFYKPAYRGSKVGLDRGGRGYSGPGDSTASAKGPIKKETELLPPPNTSTSDAVKGSNPMETISEAGNLADAKSTSFQPPQVQHGWGGVPGRPSLAEIVKMGRPQAKSGARPVANNAAKPAVGGSVAANANLNTVLPSEGDRVTAEKLPNGTIQPPSVPKEDSVGILPPGQGSDVPEGIGAASANVSAPRSFTLEVKNDGAGDANEQTKETSASNATGLTSPGPLSPSDEGTVLNNDLIEKTDGYLSDEHSFEHNQNSNGDMSTTAYQLEDLTIHEENRPKPSDDNPAVIIPGHLQVSNADFAHLTFGSFVSGTLDASCSMMPANSDVEVAAVPDNQSGDQCDVRIHEFENKETVTPAANEYIASAPESNAENPDITSAQQSDVGRADLLDVTNNTEYNLSSDYATSSAVQPEPTVQTYLQDNRQMQNISPLSNFMQGNMPNGLLPPAMPPFRELDPAFSLLLTNPPLATMVHGTPQSSVNNATVSSQPQENVNQGGLSNPQLTHSQGNTGIAPGPPLPHHLAALHPYAQGGLPLGYANMIGYPSLPQSYAYLPPAAYQQAYMNSGLFHQGAAAAPNSGVKYPMPQYKSNVPLGSLPQPASMLSNYVGGFGTANGMPQNFALNQSNPSATTAPGFDGAMPSQYKDGNPYMSLQQGENPAMWMHGAGSRGMPPLAANPLYGYQGQQGYQGQQGHQGGLRQGQMPSQYGAALGQSQPGLGPEHRNPSDGNLSAAAAAAQANQMWPNGY; from the exons ATGAGGGGCGGCGGCCGgggaggcgggggcggcgggggcggcgggaggGGGCAGCAGCGGGAGCAGCAGCAGGCCCGCGGCGCCGCGGCGGCGGGGGACGGGGCGGAGATCCCGCAGGCCTCGCGGAAGCTCGTGCAGGGGCTCAAGGGGATCCTCGCCGACCGCACCGAGGCCGAGATCTACGCCACGCTCCTCGACTGCGCCATGGACCCCGACGTCGCCGTCGAGCGCCTCATCTCCCAAG ATCCCTTTCATGAAGTGAGGAGAAAGCGTAGCAACAAAAAGGAG GTAAAAGCTCCTCAGGAAACAAGGTCTCGCCCATTCTATAAACCTGCATACCGAGGTTCTAAGGTTGGTTTGGATCGAGGTGGACGTGGTTACTCTGGTCCAGGAG ACTCAACTGCTAGCGCTAAAGGTCCTATCAAGAAGGAAACAGAGTTACTTCCACCACCAAACACGTCAACCTCTGATGCTGTCAAGGGGAGCAATCCTATGGAAACAATTTCAGAAGCTGG TAATTTAGCTGATGCGAAGTCTACCAGTTTCCAGCCTCCGCAAGTGCAGCATGGTTGGGGTGGGGTGCCAGGGCGCCCTTCTTTGGCTGAAATAGTGAAGATGGGCAGGCCTCAAGCTAAATCTGGGGCCAGACCGGTTGCAAATAATGCTGCCAAGCCAGCTGTTGGTGGTTCAGTCGCTGCCAATGCAAATCTTAACACAGTTTTGCCGTCTGAAGGGGACCGGGTCACAGCTGAGAAATTACCAAATGGCACTATTCAGCCCCCCTCTGTACCTAAGGAGGACTCTGTTGGCATATTACCTCCAGGACAGGGGTCTGATGTGCCAGAAGGCATTGGTGCTGCTTCCGCAAATGTGAGTGCACCAAGATCATTTACCCTGGAGGTCAAGAATGACGGCGCTGGAGATGCCAACGAGCAAACTAAGGAGACAAGTGCAAGCAATGCCACTGGCCTAACATCTCCAGGACCATTATCCCCGTCTGATGAAGGCACGGTCTTGAATAATGACTTGATAGAGAAAACAGATGGCTATCTCTCTGATGAACATTCATTTGAACACAACCAAA ATTCAAATGGTGATATGTCTACTACAGCGTATCAGTTGGAAGACTTGACCATACATGAGGAAAACAGACCAAAACCATCTGATGATAACCCAGCTGTAATAATCCCAGGCCACCTTCAGGTTTCCAATGCTGATTTTGCGCACTTGACATTCGGTAGTTTTGTGTCTGGGACACTCGATGCATCATGCTCCATGATGCCTGCCAATAGTGACGTGGAGGTCGCAGCAGTTCCTGATAACCAGTCAGGGGACCAATGCGATGTCAG AATCCACGAATTTGAAAACAAGGAGACAGTAACTCCTGCAGCCAACGAGTACATTGCTTCTGCACCAGAAAGTAATGCGGAGAATCCTGATATTACATCAGCACAACAGTCTGATGTGGGAAGAGCTGATTTACTGGATGTTACAAACAACACCGAATACAATTTATCATCTGATTATGCCACGTCAAGTGCAGTACAACCAGAGCCTACCGTGCAGACTTATCTGCAGGACAATCGTCAAATGCAAAACATTTCTCCCCTCTCTAACTTCATG CAAGGAAATATGCCAAATGGCCTATTGCCACCAGCAATGCCGCCTTTCCGTGAGCTGGATCCAGCATTCTCGCTGCTGCTTACTAACCCTCCATTGGCTACAATGGTTCATGGTACACCACAATCGTCTGTGAACAATGCAACTGTTTCTTCACAGCCACAAGAG AATGTTAATCAAGGTGGTTTATCCAACCCACAGTTGACCCACTCTCAGGGAAACACCGGCATTGCTCCAGGTCCTCCTCTGCCTCACCATCTTGCTGCCCTTCATCCTTATGCTCAAGGAGGGCTTCCCCTTGGATATGCAAACATGATCGGATACCCATCTTTGCCGCAAAGCTATGCGTATCTCCCGCCTGCTGCCTATCAGCAAGCATACATGAACAGCGGTCTATTCCACCAAGGCGCAGCTGCAGCTCCCAACTCTGGCGTAAAATACCCAATGCCACAATACAAGAGCAATGTTCCTCTCGGGAGCCTTCCACAGCCAGCCTCGATGCTCTCCAACTACGTTGGAGGTTTCGGGACTGCAAATGGCATGCCTCAAAACTTTGCCCTGAACCAAAGCAATCCGTCGGCAACCACAGCTCCTGGGTTTGATGGAGCAATGCCCTCCCAATACAAGGATGGAAACCCCTACATGTCTCTACAGCAG GGCGAGAACCCTGCAATGTGGATGCATGGAGCTGGTTCGCGAGGAATGCCGCCTCTTGCTGCCAACCCCTTGTATGGCTACCAAGGGCAGCAGGGCTACCAGGGGCAGCAGGGCCACCAGGGCGGCCTTAGGCAGGGGCAGATGCCGTCGCAGTACGGCGCAGCGCTCGGGCAGTCGCAGCCAGGCCTAGGACCCGAACACCGAAACCCCAGCGACGGAAActtgagcgccgccgccgccgccgcccaggctAACCAAATGTGGCCGAATGGCTACTGA
- the LOC123148333 gene encoding uncharacterized protein isoform X1, producing the protein MRGGGRGGGGGGGGGRGQQREQQQARGAAAAGDGAEIPQASRKLVQGLKGILADRTEAEIYATLLDCAMDPDVAVERLISQDPFHEVRRKRSNKKEVKAPQETRSRPFYKPAYRGSKVGLDRGGRGYSGPGDSTASAKGPIKKETELLPPPNTSTSDAVKGSNPMETISEAGNLADAKSTSFQPPQVQHGWGGVPGRPSLAEIVKMGRPQAKSGARPVANNAAKPAVGGSVAANANLNTVLPSEGDRVTAEKLPNGTIQPPSVPKEDSVGILPPGQGSDVPEGIGAASANVSAPRSFTLEVKNDGAGDANEQTKETSASNATGLTSPGPLSPSDEGTVLNNDLIEKTDGYLSDEHSFEHNQNADSNGDMSTTAYQLEDLTIHEENRPKPSDDNPAVIIPGHLQVSNADFAHLTFGSFVSGTLDASCSMMPANSDVEVAAVPDNQSGDQCDVRIHEFENKETVTPAANEYIASAPESNAENPDITSAQQSDVGRADLLDVTNNTEYNLSSDYATSSAVQPEPTVQTYLQDNRQMQNISPLSNFMQGNMPNGLLPPAMPPFRELDPAFSLLLTNPPLATMVHGTPQSSVNNATVSSQPQENVNQGGLSNPQLTHSQGNTGIAPGPPLPHHLAALHPYAQGGLPLGYANMIGYPSLPQSYAYLPPAAYQQAYMNSGLFHQGAAAAPNSGVKYPMPQYKSNVPLGSLPQPASMLSNYVGGFGTANGMPQNFALNQSNPSATTAPGFDGAMPSQYKDGNPYMSLQQGENPAMWMHGAGSRGMPPLAANPLYGYQGQQGYQGQQGHQGGLRQGQMPSQYGAALGQSQPGLGPEHRNPSDGNLSAAAAAAQANQMWPNGY; encoded by the exons ATGAGGGGCGGCGGCCGgggaggcgggggcggcgggggcggcgggaggGGGCAGCAGCGGGAGCAGCAGCAGGCCCGCGGCGCCGCGGCGGCGGGGGACGGGGCGGAGATCCCGCAGGCCTCGCGGAAGCTCGTGCAGGGGCTCAAGGGGATCCTCGCCGACCGCACCGAGGCCGAGATCTACGCCACGCTCCTCGACTGCGCCATGGACCCCGACGTCGCCGTCGAGCGCCTCATCTCCCAAG ATCCCTTTCATGAAGTGAGGAGAAAGCGTAGCAACAAAAAGGAG GTAAAAGCTCCTCAGGAAACAAGGTCTCGCCCATTCTATAAACCTGCATACCGAGGTTCTAAGGTTGGTTTGGATCGAGGTGGACGTGGTTACTCTGGTCCAGGAG ACTCAACTGCTAGCGCTAAAGGTCCTATCAAGAAGGAAACAGAGTTACTTCCACCACCAAACACGTCAACCTCTGATGCTGTCAAGGGGAGCAATCCTATGGAAACAATTTCAGAAGCTGG TAATTTAGCTGATGCGAAGTCTACCAGTTTCCAGCCTCCGCAAGTGCAGCATGGTTGGGGTGGGGTGCCAGGGCGCCCTTCTTTGGCTGAAATAGTGAAGATGGGCAGGCCTCAAGCTAAATCTGGGGCCAGACCGGTTGCAAATAATGCTGCCAAGCCAGCTGTTGGTGGTTCAGTCGCTGCCAATGCAAATCTTAACACAGTTTTGCCGTCTGAAGGGGACCGGGTCACAGCTGAGAAATTACCAAATGGCACTATTCAGCCCCCCTCTGTACCTAAGGAGGACTCTGTTGGCATATTACCTCCAGGACAGGGGTCTGATGTGCCAGAAGGCATTGGTGCTGCTTCCGCAAATGTGAGTGCACCAAGATCATTTACCCTGGAGGTCAAGAATGACGGCGCTGGAGATGCCAACGAGCAAACTAAGGAGACAAGTGCAAGCAATGCCACTGGCCTAACATCTCCAGGACCATTATCCCCGTCTGATGAAGGCACGGTCTTGAATAATGACTTGATAGAGAAAACAGATGGCTATCTCTCTGATGAACATTCATTTGAACACAACCAAA ATGCAGATTCAAATGGTGATATGTCTACTACAGCGTATCAGTTGGAAGACTTGACCATACATGAGGAAAACAGACCAAAACCATCTGATGATAACCCAGCTGTAATAATCCCAGGCCACCTTCAGGTTTCCAATGCTGATTTTGCGCACTTGACATTCGGTAGTTTTGTGTCTGGGACACTCGATGCATCATGCTCCATGATGCCTGCCAATAGTGACGTGGAGGTCGCAGCAGTTCCTGATAACCAGTCAGGGGACCAATGCGATGTCAG AATCCACGAATTTGAAAACAAGGAGACAGTAACTCCTGCAGCCAACGAGTACATTGCTTCTGCACCAGAAAGTAATGCGGAGAATCCTGATATTACATCAGCACAACAGTCTGATGTGGGAAGAGCTGATTTACTGGATGTTACAAACAACACCGAATACAATTTATCATCTGATTATGCCACGTCAAGTGCAGTACAACCAGAGCCTACCGTGCAGACTTATCTGCAGGACAATCGTCAAATGCAAAACATTTCTCCCCTCTCTAACTTCATG CAAGGAAATATGCCAAATGGCCTATTGCCACCAGCAATGCCGCCTTTCCGTGAGCTGGATCCAGCATTCTCGCTGCTGCTTACTAACCCTCCATTGGCTACAATGGTTCATGGTACACCACAATCGTCTGTGAACAATGCAACTGTTTCTTCACAGCCACAAGAG AATGTTAATCAAGGTGGTTTATCCAACCCACAGTTGACCCACTCTCAGGGAAACACCGGCATTGCTCCAGGTCCTCCTCTGCCTCACCATCTTGCTGCCCTTCATCCTTATGCTCAAGGAGGGCTTCCCCTTGGATATGCAAACATGATCGGATACCCATCTTTGCCGCAAAGCTATGCGTATCTCCCGCCTGCTGCCTATCAGCAAGCATACATGAACAGCGGTCTATTCCACCAAGGCGCAGCTGCAGCTCCCAACTCTGGCGTAAAATACCCAATGCCACAATACAAGAGCAATGTTCCTCTCGGGAGCCTTCCACAGCCAGCCTCGATGCTCTCCAACTACGTTGGAGGTTTCGGGACTGCAAATGGCATGCCTCAAAACTTTGCCCTGAACCAAAGCAATCCGTCGGCAACCACAGCTCCTGGGTTTGATGGAGCAATGCCCTCCCAATACAAGGATGGAAACCCCTACATGTCTCTACAGCAG GGCGAGAACCCTGCAATGTGGATGCATGGAGCTGGTTCGCGAGGAATGCCGCCTCTTGCTGCCAACCCCTTGTATGGCTACCAAGGGCAGCAGGGCTACCAGGGGCAGCAGGGCCACCAGGGCGGCCTTAGGCAGGGGCAGATGCCGTCGCAGTACGGCGCAGCGCTCGGGCAGTCGCAGCCAGGCCTAGGACCCGAACACCGAAACCCCAGCGACGGAAActtgagcgccgccgccgccgccgcccaggctAACCAAATGTGGCCGAATGGCTACTGA